Genomic DNA from Klebsiella variicola:
TCGCCGGTACACCGGAGAGTTGCTCAGCTTCGCTATAGAAGAGACCGAAGTAGCAACCGATGATCTCGTCGCTCAGGTACCCTTTTGCCCGGCGGGCACCTTCGTTCCAGCTGATGACCGTACCGTCAGTGCTCAGCATGTATATGGCATAATCTTTAACACTTTCAATAAAGTGACGATAGGCGATATCCGTCAGGTGATCGTTACTCATGGTACAGCGCTCTCTGTGGCTCGGTCGTGGCAAAACGCACTAGATATAGCAGAACAACGCCCATGATGAATACAAGGTTAAGACGTTTTGTTGCCGCCTTTCTGGCCCTGGCAACCGCAGATAGCGCGCCAGACAGCTCTGTTAAGCGTAGTGGAATCCACTGCGCCGGGTAATGACAATCTGACGATTTTTGCACTTAGGTCGCCCACTAATAGTTACTTTTATTGATTAAAAAGTTTGATTGAAAGAATAAATAAAAGGAGTAATGTTAATAATACTTTCTATGGAGGTTAAATATGTTGCGTGATTATTTAAAAGTGGAAAAAGAAGACCAGCTTGTTGAACAACAGAGCCGTCATGACAATAGCCAGCATTATTCTGCGGTGACTGAATGGGTTATTTTGAGTAAAGATGGTCAGCGTAAAGGTCGGGTATCCCTGTTCGACCGTTTCACCACCCGCCGCTCCTGGAGCGACAGCTTTCGCATTACGCAGTTCGATAATGCGGGTAAAGTGGTGGTGGATAAACTCACTGACGCGCTGTAACTCCCCCGGATTCCCGGCCTGACGGGAGAATATTCATACGCAAAATTAACACCTGCATTAAATATATTGATGCGCCGCGCTTCGCCGCCGTCATGTTATTTTCATTCTGCATACCGATAATCTAATGGGTATTTTCGCCATGGTGAATGGCGCGAATGATTAACCCGAAAAAAATGCTGAAAATAAGCCCGCTGGTCGGGCTTTTTTGCGTGGGCCTCTCGCCTCCCCCCCGGTCACGACACAAAATGCCCATGACATCCCGTGCCGGTCTGTATACGATGCATATACGAATCATATATGGACTGTCTCTATGGGAATCGTCAAAATCTCCGATCTATTGCACGATGATATTCGTGATGCCAGCAAAGCTATGTCCCGCTCCGTCAATGCCCAGGCGGAATACTGGATCCGTCTGGGCATGATGAGCGAGCTCTACCCCGAGCTTAACCACCAGCAGATCAAACTGCTGATGCTGAAATCCGGCTCTGACCGTCTGCTGGAGGTAATCAATGCCATCAATAATCATTAAAACCGCCGATGAACTCGCACGTCAGCGCCATGCCGGCCAGCTGCTGGCGTCGGTGTTTGATATGCTGGATACCTTTATCGTTCCCGGCGTAACGACGATGGCGATTAACGATCGAGTGGAAGATTTTATCGTCAACCAACTGCATGCCCGCCCGGCCAGCAAGGGGCAATACGATTTTCCCTATGTGTTGAACACCTCCATTAACGATGTGGTGTGCCACGGGATCCCCAAAGCGACCGAACATCTGCGCGCCGGGATGATTGTTAACGTCGATATCACCCTGGAGAAAGCGGGCATGATTGCCGACTCCAGCAAGATGTACCTGATAGGCGACGTCTCCCCGCTGGCCCGCCGGCTGGTAAAGACCACCTATGAAGCGATGTGGAAAGGCATTGAGGTGGTGAAACCTGGCGCGACGCTGGGCGATATTGGCCACGCTATTCAGCGCTGGGTCGAGGACCATGGCTACAGCGTGGTCAGAGAATATTGCGGTCACGGCGTCGGCCAGGAAATGCATGAGGAACCGCAGGTGCTGCATTACGGCCGCCCCGGAGAAGGCGCCGTGTTGCGCGAAGGAATGGTGTTCACCATTGAGCCGATGGTGAACCAGGGCGACAGCCGCATCAAAACCAAAAAAGATGGCTGGACGGTCGTCACCCGCGATAAAAAACTCTCCGCGCAATGGGAGCACACCGTGGCCGTCACCGCCAACGGATTTGAGGTGCTGACGCTACGCGACGACGAGCAGTCGCGGATCCGCTAAGTTTTCTTCTCCCGGCATAGCCGACATTTCTCGCTGGCGAGTACCTCTCTTCGTCAGCGCACTTTATTCCCTGGCCTCTATTGCCCCCCGCGTTCTCCACACCGCGCCGGGAGTGTCTGCTTTACTCCTCATAAAGTTAATCATAAAACGATAAATATTTATTGTAAAACGATAAACACCAGGCTAACCTGCGCTCACTTTAACACCAGGGAGAAGCGGTATTCCCTCACCTGGATGTCGTACCGCGTTAAGGAGAAAACATGCGCTGGAACCGCTATCGCCGGGACAGACAGATCATTGCCGCCGTGCTGGTTTTTACCGTCATCGTGGCGGCGGGGA
This window encodes:
- a CDS encoding ParD-like family protein, whose translation is MGIVKISDLLHDDIRDASKAMSRSVNAQAEYWIRLGMMSELYPELNHQQIKLLMLKSGSDRLLEVINAINNH
- the map gene encoding type I methionyl aminopeptidase, with the protein product MPSIIIKTADELARQRHAGQLLASVFDMLDTFIVPGVTTMAINDRVEDFIVNQLHARPASKGQYDFPYVLNTSINDVVCHGIPKATEHLRAGMIVNVDITLEKAGMIADSSKMYLIGDVSPLARRLVKTTYEAMWKGIEVVKPGATLGDIGHAIQRWVEDHGYSVVREYCGHGVGQEMHEEPQVLHYGRPGEGAVLREGMVFTIEPMVNQGDSRIKTKKDGWTVVTRDKKLSAQWEHTVAVTANGFEVLTLRDDEQSRIR